TGTAGATTTGTACAATAGCGGAGAAAAAGACCTTCAGGAAATTTTCAACCTATATGACGTAGTGATCAGCAAAATAGATTCTGAAAAAAATAGTCTTGCATCAAAACTTACCCCATTAATGGATAAGGAAGAAGCAGGAAATACACTAACCGACAAAGAGAAACGCGCAAAAGATGTTTATGACAACAACTTGGGGGTGTACGCTACTGTTGAAGGAAGTGTAAATGCAACATTGGGTAAATTAGCAGATTGTGACAATCTTGTTCCTTTCTACGAAAAAGACTTCGAAGCAAAAAAGAATGATATTGATTGGTTAAAATCTGCAAGTAACAGACTGGATGCCAAAGATTGTGAAACGCCTCTTTCAAATAAATTGGCAGTTCGCCTTCACGAATTGGAGCCAAGTTCTACCTCGGCCTATTTATTAGGAAAACAAGCTGAAGCGGAAGGTAAAGCTTCAAAAGCACTAGAATACTTCAACCAAGCGGCAGATCTTGAAAAGGATAATTCCAAAAAAGCAAGAATTTATTACAGTATAGCCGAAAACTACCGTAAAAAAGGAAGCTACGGAACCGCAAGATCTTATTACAATAAAATGATTGATGTAAAACCATCGGCAGGTATTGCCTATTATAAAATTGGTTCCATGTATGCAGACAGTGCAAACAACTGTGGCACCACTGTATTTGAAAAAAGAGCTATGTATTGGCTTGCTGCCGACATGATGGACAAAGCAGCCCGTGTTGATGGTACCGTTGCAGGAAATGCTCGTGCCGCCGCAAGCAGCTATAGACAACGTGCCCCGCAAGCTAGCGATATCTTTTCTGAAGGAATGGCGGGAAAAACCGTTACCTTTAACTGTTGGGTTGGCGGAAGCGTTAGAGTTCCTAACTTATAAGAATGTACACCGCAATAAATATGTTTAAAAGCGTGATGGCCCTGGTATTGGCCATCACGCTTTTTGCATGTGAAAGTAATTACCAAAACGTTAAAAAGATGAGTCTTTCAGATGGCGCTCCAGTAGCTGAAGGAAAAGACATCAACTTTAAATACACTGATTCTGGAAAATTGGTGACAAACCTTTTGGCTCCCAAACTACTGGATTATTCAAACTTGGAATTTCCATTTAAAGAATTTCCCAATGGCATTGAAGTTCGATTTTGGGATGAAAAAGGAAAAAAAAATACGGTAACGGCAGATTATGCCATTCAATTTGACAACACTGGTTTAGTAGATTTACAGGACAATGTTGTGGTAATAACAGCAGATAGTGTGGTTCTAAAAGCAAATCAGCTTTATTGGGACCAAAAAAATAAATGGGTTTTTACAGACCAACCTTACCAAATTAAATTTAAGGACGGCTCATATAATGATGGCGCCGTGGGGTTTGACAGTAGCGAAGATTTTACTACCTTCCTATCCAGAAAAAACCAAGGAGTACAATTAGTAGACAAAACCAAAAAAGAAGATGCTAACTAAAGTTTACCGTTTTTTTGAATACGTTTATCTTATTATTGCAGCATTTTTTGCATATGAAGCTATAAACAATTGGAATGACGCCCCCAACAGGGCCTACTTATTTATATTCTTTGTTATTCTTGCTGTCTTTATGTTCTTTTTTAAAAGAAATTTTCGAAAGAAAATGGAAGAACAGAATAGAAAATAGTTGGTTTTGTAGACCAAAAGCTTAAATTTCAAAATAACCCATACACTCGATTTGGATTACAGTATTATTATCATTTTAACAATGCTTATACTCTCCGCCTTCTTTTCAGGTATGGAGATTGCCTATGTTTCTTCCAATAAAATTCATATTGAAATTGAAAAGAAACAAAACACATTTCTAGCAGGAATTCTAAAAAAAATAACCAAACGCCCCTCAAAGTTTATTGCCACCATGCTTGTAGGCAATAATATTGCACTGGTGATCTACGGTTTCTTTATGGGCGATCTGCTAATGGAATACATCCCCATTGCTGGGTTTACAGGTTTAATTATACAAACCATAATTTCTACGATTGTAATCTTGCTTACCGCAGAGTTTCTGCCAAAAGTTTTCTTTCAGATTTATGCAAATAGCTTGGTCAAAATTTTTGCGGTTCCAGCATATTTCTTCTATTTTCTATTTTCTTTGATTTCTGAATTTATCATTTGGATTTCAGATTTGGTGCTGAAATTAATATTTAAATCTGAAGGCGATACCGTACAACTCAGTTTCAGCAAATTGGAACTAGGAAATTACATTTCTGAACAAATGGAGATTGCCGAAACCCAGGACGAGATGGATTCTGAAATACAGATCTTCCAAAACGCCCTTGATTTTTCCGAAGTAAAATCGCGCGAGGCAATGATACCGCGTACAGAAGTAGTGGCGGTAGAAATTGACACAACCCCAAAGGAGCTCGCAAAACTTTTTACCGAAACCGGCCTTTCAAAAATTCTGGTCTATAAAGAAAATATAGACGATATTTTGGGCTACGTGCATTCCTTTGAACTTTTCAAAAAGCCTGCAAGCATCAAAAAGGTACTGATGCCCGTCGTTTTTGTTCCCGAAACCATGCTTGTCAAAGATGTATTGGGCATTCTAAGCAAAAAGAGAAAAAGCATTGCGGTAGTAATTGACGAATATGGCGGGACCAGCGGGATAATTACTGTAGAAGATATTATAGAAGAACTTTTTGGCGATATTGAAGACGAACACGACAGCATTGCCCTTATTGAAGAAGAACTGGGCGATGGCCATTATAAATTCTCAGCGCGCTTGGAAGTAGATTACCTAAATGAAACCTACAAGTTGGATTTGGAAGAAAGTGAAAACTACGAAACCCTGGGCGGGCTGATAGTGAACCATACCGAAGAAATCCCGGAACAAGGCGAAACCGTTGAAATTGAAGATTATATTTTTACAATTCTAGAAGTTTCAAGCACCAAAATTGAACTCGTGGAAGTAAAAAACCTTTCCGAGGATTAGATTTTCAATTATATCTCACTTTTTTTAATATACTTTTTTATTAATGGCAGGAAAATGGTATTTTCGCCCCCTAAATAATTAAAAAAACAATACTTTCAGAACCTTATTATTTATTAGTAACTAGAAGAATATCACAACCAACCCCTTCCTCTTCGCAAATGCGAAAATGAAGCAATATAAATTACGAACATCAAATGGCAATCTTAAACAGTATTAGAAAACGTGGGATATTTCTTATCCTCATTATTGCATTGGCGCTTTTCGCCTTTATTTTAAGTGATGTATTAACCAAAGGCGGCGGCACAAAAGTTCAAGACACCATTGCCACAGTTAATGGCACCGATATTTCCAGACAAAGCTTTATGGAAGAGGTAGAAGCTACCCAGCGTAGCATGGGCCCAAATGCCAATACCTCACAAGCCGTAAATATGGTATGGGAACGTGAACTTCGTCGCGTGATCTTAGATGAGCAATATGAAAAAGCAGGCCTTTCCGTTGAAAAAGCCCAATTGGATGACGCCCTTAAATCTTCATTGGCAAACAATCCAACTTTTCTAAACGAAGCTGGCCAGGTTGATGATGGCAAAATACAGGAATATATTGCAAGCATTAAAACTTCTTCTCCTGAAATGTACCAGCAGTGGTTAAACTTTGAACAAAATACTGCAGATGCTGTACTTCAGCGCACCTATTTAAATATGGTAAAAGGCGGTTTGCGCACCACCATTGCAGAAGGGGAGCAAGAATACCATTTCCAGAACGACAATCTAAATTTTAACTATGTAATGGTTCCTTATAGCAAAATTGCAGATGAGGAGGTAAAAGTTTCTGATGAAGAAATAAAAAAGTATGTTGCCGCACATCCTAATGAGTATGAAGTTGAGGCACAGGCTGACATTCAATATGTATTCTTTTCTGAAGAACCATCAGAATCAGACATTGAAGAAGCAAAAACTGAAACTGCTGCTTTGCTAAATAACAAGGTAGAGTTCAACCAAGACACTAAAAGCAATGATACCATTGCCGGTTTCAGAAACACAACAGATTATGAAGAGTTTGTAAACGTAAACTCTGACGTTCCTTACTACGACCGTTGGATGTTTAAGGACGAACTGCCCCAAACAGTTGCGGACACCCTGATCAATCTGAACGAAGGCGCAATATACGGACCTTATAAGGTTGACAATTCATTCTACCTTTCCAAAGTTTTGGAAACCAAAAAAATGCCTGATTCTGCTGAGTCAAAGCATATTTTAATTCGCTATGTCGGAACTTTAAGAGCTCCAGAAACTATTACAAAAACCAAGGAAGAGGCTCAAAAATTGGCCGATAGCATCCTGAATGTTGTGAAGAAAGACAAATCTAAATTTGCGGAGCTTGCAACCGAATTTTCTGATGACAGTTCAAAAGATAACGGTGGTGAGTTAGGAAACTCCACACCTGGAAGAATGGTGCCAGCTTTTGACAAATTTATTTTCAATAATCCTACAGGAACCATTGGTCTTGTAGAAACTGATTTCGGTTTTCACATTGTGGAAGTAGGAAAGCAATCTGAGCCCAAAAAAGCAATAAAGCTTGCTACTGTTGTCAAAGAAATAGAGGCTTCAGATAAAACAATCAATGATGTTTTTTCAAAAGCTTCTAAGTTTGAAGTAGCCTTACAGGATGGTGATTTTTCAGAATTGGCAAAAGCACAAAATCTTGAAGTAAAGCCTGTAAACAATCTTGGGAAGATGGAATCGAATATTCCCGGTATTGGCGCTAATCGCCCTATAGTTAATTGGGCTTTTGAAGATGACACAAAAGTTGGTGACATAAAACGATTCAGTATTCCGGAAGGATATATCTTAGCTCAACTTACGCGTAAAAATGAAAAAGGATTAATGAGTGTTGAGCAAGCTTCGCCTACAGTTAAACCGATCCTTTTAAATGAGAAAAAAGCCAAGAAAATACGTGAGTCTATATCTGGAAATACCCTTGAGGAAATTGCCAAAAACCAAAATGTAAGCGTGCAAACAGCCACAGGCGTTACAATGGCAAACCCTATGATCGGCGCAACGAACGAACCGAAAGTAGTGGGCGCAGCTTTTGGAACAAAACCCGGCCAGACTACTAGTCTGATTGATGGTAAAAACGGCGTTTATAAAGTTAAGACTACTGCTTTCAATCCAGCTCCGAAAATGGAATCTTACGTAAATTATGCCAACCAATTGAGTACCAAAGCTGCTCCTGCTTCACAAAATGCTGTTTACAATGCATTAAAGAAGAAAGCAGATATTGAAGATAATCGTGCTACTTTCTATTAATTGAAAAGCATACAAATATATCAAAGCCCTGTTACAAAGTTTGTAACAGGGCTTTTTCTTTAAAACTGTATGTTAGAATACTTAAAAAAACCGAAAATATCCTTTATTTTTAAAGAGTTTTTATCAGAATAGACAAAATGGACAATACAGAAATTATAAAAGCAATTGAAGAGAAATATAAAAACCTGGGCGAAAATCCCGAAACCTACCTCAAGGGACTTTTACAGGCAAAACCCATAACCTATTGGGACTATATTCAAGTGGACACCTTGCTTTCACTCCAAAAAACAAGAACTGATTTTAAGGATGAAGAAATATTCGTGATGTACCATCAGGTAACGGAACTTACCCTCAAAATGATGATCCACGAAATAAAACAACTTTCTGAGGGTGAAAACCTTTCAGAGGAAATTTGGTTGACAAAACTTGATCGTTTAAAAAGATATACCCGAATGCTCATCACCAGTTTCGATATTATGAAAGATGGCATGAGCTATGAAGATTATAACACCTTCCGTTCTACCCTCACCCCTGCTAGCGGTTTTCAGAGCGCACAGTTCAGAATATTGGAACTTTACAGCACTCGGCTTAAAAATTTAATCAATTCCGAAGGAAGGGAAAGATTACCGCAAAACCCCACACTTGATGATTACTTCAAGCATATTTATTGGAAAGATGCCGGTCTAAACAGAAAGACTGGTAAAATGACACTCACCCTTCAGCTTTTCATCGAGAAATATGAAGCAGATTTCAAAGCCCTGGCTGAAAATGTAAAAGGAAAAACCCTGGAAGAACGAGTGGCCCAAATGGAAAACCCTTCCGAAGAATTAAAAGAAAAGTTGAAACAGTTTGATCATTTTTACAACGTCGCTTGGCCTATGGTACATTTAGATACCGCACAGCATTATTTAAACAGTAAAGGGGAAAATAAAACCGCAACGGGCGGTTCGGAATGGAAAAAATACCTACATCCAAAATACCAACAGCGCAAATTCTTCCCTACCCTCTGGACCGATGAAGAAATTGCCAACTGGGGCGAATAACCATTTGGAATTCGTGAAATTATGGACATACAAACAAAACGGATATACGAAAAACCAGCCAACCTTGATGGTACAAGGATTTTGGTAGATCGCGTTTGGCCACGTGGCATAAGCAAGGAAGATGCAAAATTGGACGAATGGATGAAGGAAATCGCCCCTTCAACGGAACTTCGAAAATGGTTTGACCACGAAGAAGAACGATTTGATGATTTCTCAAAAAAATATAAAAAAGAACTGGAAGACCGTTCAAAACTGGTACAACAACTGTTGGAAAAAGCAAAGGAAAAACGCCTCACTCTTCTCTATGGGGCAAAGGATGAAAAACACAACCAAGCCATTGTTCTAAAAAATTATCTGGAAAACCAGTAAACTCCTCTTATTTAAACCTTTTCATTATTTTTAAGATTCCTAACCAATTATTGAAAATTAGCATGAAATATCCAATTGCGCTCTTCTTCATATGCTTTTCATTTACTGCAAAATCCCAAATACTCAATGCCGAATCGCTTCGGAAAGTAACTGATACCTCTGGTTTTTCGGGTTCTGTAAGTCTTGGCTTTTCATTGAAACGCGATGTAAATGACTATTTCGCCTTTAGCAGCAGTACACACCTACAATACAAAATGAATAAGCATTTGGTACTGTTGAAGAATGATATTGAATTAAAAAACATTGAAGGCAACAAATTTGAGAATGCGGGAATAACCCATCTTCGCTATAACTATAGGTTTCATCCTAGAATAGCATGGGAGGTTTTTGGGCAAGCGCAGTATAACAAAGTTTCAAAAATAGATTTTAGGGGACTCGTTGGAACGGGACCGCGCTTTAAACTAACTACTTCAGAAAATTATAAATTCTATTTGGGAACGCATATAATGTATGAACAAGAGGAGCTCAGCGATGGTGTAACACCGCTTCAACGCGATTTTAGGAGCACTTCCTACCTTTCCTTCAGTTTGTACCCAACCGAAACCATAAGCCTTGTAAGTACTACTTATTATCAACCTAAACTTAAAGACTTTGGCGATTATCGTATATCAAACCAAAGTTCATTGCTGATTGATTTATTTAAAAACTTTGCCTTCAAAACCACTTACACATTTATATATGATGAAACCCCCGCTCTTGGCATTCCAAACTCACAGTACAATCTGGAAAGCGGCTTTGTTTATTCTTTTGATTAAATTGTTAAACTTTCGTAAGCATGCCTCTTTGTGAAAGACTACTTGCCTATATTTACCTTTATTGAAAACCAAAACACCTAAAATTTCGTACTTATAAATAAAGCACTCCTATGGCCTCACAAAATTATTATGACCCAGCAGATTTAAAAAAATTCGGAAATATCACAGAATGGAGCAAAGAGCTCGGTGAAAAATTTTTTGAATATTATGGAAAAGTTTTTGAAGAAGGCGCACTATCTGCCCGTGAAAAATCGCTCATCGCGCTTGCCGTGGCCCATACTGAAATGTGCCCTTATTGTATTGATGCCTATTCAAAGGACGGACTACAACGCGGCATCACCAAAGAAGAAATGATGGAAGCCATACATGTGGGAGCAGCCATTAAAAGTGGCGCCAGCCTCGTACACGGAGTACAAATGATGAATAAGGTGAATAAACTTGAAATGTAAAATAGAACAACAATGATGAAAAACAAAATCAATCTATTCCTTCTCTCTTTAGGTCTGTCTGTAAATGCAACAACATTTATACTTACACAATACATCAACCTTTCCGATTTTTTAAAGGGAGGTTTATTCGGAATTGGTATTGGTTTAATGCTCATGTCCTTTCTCAAGAAAAGACAAACTGCTTAAAATCATTCTCCCGAATTTTCATTCGAAAAAAATTATATGCTTAAGGAAAAAAAGAAAAAACAACAATCTCTTCATAAACGCCATAGCGATCTTGCTATCGCAAATAAACAGTTGGAAAAACTCTCCAACGGCATATTTGCCAATGGCGAGCTTCCTACTTTTTCAGAAAAAATAAACGAAACCAATCAGTTTCCCCTGCGACCGAAGAAACTTGAAATTCTTCAAATTAACGTTGGCTATATGTGCAATCAGGTTTGCGAGCATTGCCACGTAGACGCAGGCCCGGATCGAAAGGAGATAATGACGCGCGAAACAATGGAGCAGTGTTTGGAGGTTATCCGAAACACGGGCGCCCATACGTTAGACTTAACTGGAGGCGCTCCCGAAATGAACCCAGATTTCCGTTGGTTTGTTGATGAGGCAAGTAAAGCTGGTATTCAAGATTTTATCGTTCGAAGTAACTTGACGATTATCCGCGCCAATAAAAAATATTACGATCTTCCGGAGTTTTTCAAAAGTCACAATGTACACGTTGTTAGCAGCATGCCACATTGGACTCGTGGAAAAACTGATAAACAACGTGGTGAGGGTGTTTTTGACCAATCCATTAAAGCATTACAGGAATTGAATGCCGTCGGTTACGGAATGCCCGATAGCGATTTGCAGTTGGATTTAGTCTATAATCCAAGTGGTGCTTTTTTGCCGGGTGACCAGGCGAGCATGGAAAAAGATTTCAAGAAAGCATTATTGGAAGATTTCGGGATTCATTTCCACAATCTTTTTGCCATAACCAATTTACCCATTTCAAGATTTTTGGACTATTTGATCGCTTCGGACAATTATGAAGATTATATGTATTCTTTGGTTGAAGCATACAATCCCCTTGCCGTAAAGAATGTTATGTGTCGCAATACCATCTCAGTAAGTTGGGACGGCTATTTGTATGATTGCGATTTCAACCAAATGTTGGAATTGAAGGTTGCCAGTAAAATCCAGCACATTTCAGAATACAACGAAGATATTTTGAACGATAGAAAAATTGTAATTTCACAACATTGTTATGGTTGTACGGCAGGAGCAGGAAGCAGTTGCCAAGGCGCGACGGCAACATAAATACTACTATTTTGGTTTAAACAATTTCATGAAAACATTTTTTACATTCTTAGTTTGCTTGCTTTTTTCAGGTATGATGGTGGGTCAAAAGCCACTTGATGAATTGTTGAAACAATACAACACCCAAAGTGTCCCTTACATTGCTGTTGAAGAATTGCGCATGTTTCAAATGAATGACACGGTTACAATATTAGATGCGCGAGAGCCCGAGGAATTTAATGTAAGCCACATAAAGTCCGCAATAAATGTTGGATATAACAATTTTTCTTTAGAGGAAAAACAAATCCAAAAATTGAATAAATATATTCCTGTAATTGTATATTGCTCGGTTGGAATCCGTTCTGAAAAAATAGCCGAAAAATTGAAAAATGCTGGTTTTGATACCGTAAAAAATCTTTACGGCGGTATCTTTGAATGGAAGAATAAGGGTTTTCCAATTATTGATCCTGAAGGAAAAGAAACTGAAAATGTGCACGCCTTTTCCAGCCATTGGAGCAAATATTTAACTGCCGGAAACCCTGTTTACTGACACTAATTACTGATTACTTATTACTGAAAAATGGGCTTACTTTCCTCAAAACAAACTGACGGCGACAATGAAATGGCTTTCGATTTTCATTTCCCCACTTCAAAAAAGGCATTGCTAATTTTTACGCGAAACCCAGAATTGGGAAAAGTAAAAACGCGCTTGGCAAAATCGGTTGGCGATGAAAGCGCACTGAAAATTTACAAGTTTCTGCTGAAACATACAGTGGAAATCACAGAGAAATTGAATGTGGATAAATATGTTTTTTATTCAGAAAACATTCATCGTGATGACATTTGGAATCCAGATATTTTCAGAAAAAAATTACAAATAGGAAATGATTTAGGCGAAAGGATGAAAAATGCCTTTTCGGAAATCTTCGGGATGGGCTATGAAAAAGCAATCATCATTGGCAGTGATATGTTCGATTTAAGCAAAAATGATTTGGAAACTGCTTACGATGTGCTAGAAACAACTCCATTCGTGATTGGCCCCGCGACCGACGGCGGTTATTATTTATTGGGAATGAAAGAATTGAATCCCGAAATATTTCAAAATAAAGATTGGGGAACTAGTAACGTTTTGGAAACTACGCTGAAAGATTTACCAAACGAAAAATATGTTCTGCTCGAAGAACGCAATGATGTTGATTATTTTGAAGACATTAAAGAGATTGACGCATTTCAGCAATTTCTACCACCTTATTTGGACAAAAATTTTTTATAGAATATGAATACTTTAAAATACATTGAAGAAGCGGCGGCCTATCTTCAACAAAGAGAGTTTGACAAACCCGAAATAGGGATTATTCTCGGGACCGGCCTCGGGAAAATAATTGAAAAGGTGAACGTTGAGGCAGAAGTAAGCTACAACCACATTCCCAATTTCCCTACGGCCACCGTTGAATTTCACAAAGGAAAATTGATTTACGGTACGTTGGAAGGGAAAAAAGCAGTGCTTATGCAGGGCCGCTTTCACGTCTATGAGGGCTATTCACTTACCGATGTTACCTTCCCCGTGCGTGTGATGCACCTTTTGGGAATCAAGCAATTGCTGGTAAGCAACGCTTCGGGAGCTATAAATAGCAATTTCAAAAAAGGTGAAATCATGCTAATTGACGACCACATAAACCTCCAGGGAGATTCGCCCCTTGCCTTTCGCGGAGTAGAAAAAATGGGGGAACGTTTTGTAGATATGAGCGCACCTTACAATGCTGAAATGAATCAGAAAATGGAGCAGATTGCTTCAGAAAAAAATATAAAACTGCACAAAGGTGTGTACGTCAGCGTGGTTGGGCCACAATTGGAAACCCGTGCTGAATATCGCTATTTAAAAATAATAGGTGCCGATGCAGTGGGAATGAGCACAGTGCCAGAAGTTATCGTCGCCAATCATTTGGGGTTGCCCGTTTCGGCAGTTTCAATCCTAACTGATGAATGTGATCCAAACGACCTAAAACCTGTGAATATTGAAGAAATAATCGCAATGGCTGCCAAAGCGGAACCAGACATGATTACGTTATTTACAGAATTAATCAAACAACTTTAGAATAATACCATGAGCTATCTAGATATCACAAACAACGTATACAAACAAGCGGCACTCACCCCAGATGTGGGGCTATGCTGCACCACAAACCCCATTTGGGAACTTCCCGGACTAAAGATTCCTAAGATTATGCAGGAAATGAACTATGGCTGCGGAAGCACCGTAAATGCACGCGATCTTACCAATAACCCGAAAATATTATATGTTGGCGTTGGTGGTGGAATGGAACTGCTTCAGTTTTCATATTTCAATAGAACTGAAAATGGCGTTATTGGGATTGATACGGTAGGTGAAATGCTTGAAGCTTCCCGAAAAAACTTTGCGGAAGCTGAAAGATTAAACCCCTGGTTTAAAAGTGAGTTTATAGATTTAAAAAAAGGCGATGCCCTAAACCTTCCCGTAGAAGATAATAGTATTGATGTTGCGGCACAGAACTGTCTTTTCAATATTTTTAAGGCTGAAGATCTTAAAAAAGCTATTGAAGAAATGTACCGTGTTTTAAAACCTCACGGACGTTTAGTTATGAGCGACCCGATTTGCGAACAGCAAATGAACCAAACCCTTCGCGAAGATTCCCGCCTTCGCGCACTTTGTTTAAGCGGAAGCATTCCAATTGCTGAATACGTGAAAGCGTTGACCGATGTAGGTTTCGGCACTATTGAAATTCGCGCTAGAAAACCATACCGAATTCTTGATCCAAAAAACTATCCAACGGACGAATTAATCTATATCGAATCAATTGAGGTTGCTGCAATAAAAGACCCAATGCCCGAAGACGGACCGTGTATTTTTACGGGAAAAGCCGCTATTTATTACGGAAACGAAGCTTATTTTGATGATAAAAAAGGACACATCCTTTTAAAAAACCAACCCTTAGCAATTTGTGATAAAACCGCGGGAGCTATAGCAAACTTAAATCGTGATGACATTTTTATTAGCGAATCTACATTTCATTATGACGGGGGAGGCTGTTGTTAAAGTGTTGTAATCGTCACAGGCGTTTTCCGTCTAAAGACAGATAAAACTTTGCAGTGGAAAAATACTTTGAAATCTTTAAAAACTCCTACCAGGGTTACTTTAACTATCTGTGGAATGAAATTACTCACTTCCATTGGGAAAACTATTTTTACGGATTGATCGCTGTTTCTTTTATGGTCTGGGTTTTAGAACTTTTATTTCCCTGGCGGAAAAATCAAAAAATTTTCCGAAAAGATTTTTGGCTGGATACCTTTTATATGTTCTTTAATTTTTTCCTTCTAAATTTAATTGTACTTATTTTTTTATCAAATGCTTCTGCAGAACTATTCAACGATCTTTTGGCAATTTTAGGATTGGAACTTTCAGATTTTCAGTTTCTTAATTTGGATGCGCTTCCTTTTGGATTGGGGCTTTTAATTTTCTTTCTGGTTACCGATTTTGTGCAGTGGAATA
The Aequorivita iocasae genome window above contains:
- the arsS gene encoding arsenosugar biosynthesis radical SAM (seleno)protein ArsS (Some members of this family are selenoproteins.), with translation MLKEKKKKQQSLHKRHSDLAIANKQLEKLSNGIFANGELPTFSEKINETNQFPLRPKKLEILQINVGYMCNQVCEHCHVDAGPDRKEIMTRETMEQCLEVIRNTGAHTLDLTGGAPEMNPDFRWFVDEASKAGIQDFIVRSNLTIIRANKKYYDLPEFFKSHNVHVVSSMPHWTRGKTDKQRGEGVFDQSIKALQELNAVGYGMPDSDLQLDLVYNPSGAFLPGDQASMEKDFKKALLEDFGIHFHNLFAITNLPISRFLDYLIASDNYEDYMYSLVEAYNPLAVKNVMCRNTISVSWDGYLYDCDFNQMLELKVASKIQHISEYNEDILNDRKIVISQHCYGCTAGAGSSCQGATAT
- a CDS encoding rhodanese-like domain-containing protein, producing the protein MKTFFTFLVCLLFSGMMVGQKPLDELLKQYNTQSVPYIAVEELRMFQMNDTVTILDAREPEEFNVSHIKSAINVGYNNFSLEEKQIQKLNKYIPVIVYCSVGIRSEKIAEKLKNAGFDTVKNLYGGIFEWKNKGFPIIDPEGKETENVHAFSSHWSKYLTAGNPVY
- a CDS encoding TIGR04282 family arsenosugar biosynthesis glycosyltransferase, with the translated sequence MGLLSSKQTDGDNEMAFDFHFPTSKKALLIFTRNPELGKVKTRLAKSVGDESALKIYKFLLKHTVEITEKLNVDKYVFYSENIHRDDIWNPDIFRKKLQIGNDLGERMKNAFSEIFGMGYEKAIIIGSDMFDLSKNDLETAYDVLETTPFVIGPATDGGYYLLGMKELNPEIFQNKDWGTSNVLETTLKDLPNEKYVLLEERNDVDYFEDIKEIDAFQQFLPPYLDKNFL
- a CDS encoding purine-nucleoside phosphorylase, translated to MNTLKYIEEAAAYLQQREFDKPEIGIILGTGLGKIIEKVNVEAEVSYNHIPNFPTATVEFHKGKLIYGTLEGKKAVLMQGRFHVYEGYSLTDVTFPVRVMHLLGIKQLLVSNASGAINSNFKKGEIMLIDDHINLQGDSPLAFRGVEKMGERFVDMSAPYNAEMNQKMEQIASEKNIKLHKGVYVSVVGPQLETRAEYRYLKIIGADAVGMSTVPEVIVANHLGLPVSAVSILTDECDPNDLKPVNIEEIIAMAAKAEPDMITLFTELIKQL
- the arsM gene encoding arsenosugar biosynthesis arsenite methyltransferase ArsM, yielding MSYLDITNNVYKQAALTPDVGLCCTTNPIWELPGLKIPKIMQEMNYGCGSTVNARDLTNNPKILYVGVGGGMELLQFSYFNRTENGVIGIDTVGEMLEASRKNFAEAERLNPWFKSEFIDLKKGDALNLPVEDNSIDVAAQNCLFNIFKAEDLKKAIEEMYRVLKPHGRLVMSDPICEQQMNQTLREDSRLRALCLSGSIPIAEYVKALTDVGFGTIEIRARKPYRILDPKNYPTDELIYIESIEVAAIKDPMPEDGPCIFTGKAAIYYGNEAYFDDKKGHILLKNQPLAICDKTAGAIANLNRDDIFISESTFHYDGGGCC